In Azotosporobacter soli, the following are encoded in one genomic region:
- a CDS encoding CarD family transcriptional regulator has translation MLAIGDKVVYPMHGAGVIEAIEAHEVMGCCQDYYILTMPYGGMRVMIPLDKTERIGLRGIIAPEEIAKVAEILHESSPVNTISWNKRLNLYLSKIKSGDIFEVAEVVRNLARQDVSKKLSAGERRLLDTARKILVSELVLACGKDVAETELWVSSLLKESELAGD, from the coding sequence ATGTTGGCTATTGGGGACAAAGTGGTATATCCCATGCATGGAGCTGGGGTGATTGAGGCAATTGAAGCTCATGAAGTCATGGGCTGTTGTCAAGATTATTACATTCTGACGATGCCGTATGGCGGAATGCGCGTGATGATTCCTCTCGATAAGACAGAACGGATTGGCTTAAGGGGCATCATTGCACCGGAAGAAATCGCCAAAGTCGCAGAAATTTTACATGAGTCTTCGCCGGTGAATACCATCAGCTGGAATAAAAGGCTTAATCTATATCTTAGTAAAATCAAAAGCGGCGATATTTTTGAAGTGGCGGAAGTCGTGCGCAATTTGGCGCGGCAAGACGTCAGCAAGAAATTGTCGGCGGGCGAAAGACGTTTGTTGGATACCGCGCGAAAAATACTGGTTAGTGAATTGGTGTTGGCTTGCGGCAAAGATGTTGCCGAAACGGAATTGTGGGTGTCATCATTGTTAAAAGAGTCTGAACTGGCTGGCGATTAA
- a CDS encoding PIN/TRAM domain-containing protein has translation MLDKILRGMITLFMGVAGVMTAKWVNASPLMSTVFSNEVAKFGLDTVSDTMVSLLLLVFGGVAGVVIGFLLAPFFLHHLWKLTYWMERRLERMPVADVVAGSIGLAMGLIIANLISSAFLPIPLIGNYIPGIISIILGYLGINIATHKREEFFSLFTAWPWKGREKASKEKQATPEPALVHKILDTSVIIDGRIADICKTGFLEGVLVVPRFVLEELQHIADSSDVLKRNRGRRGLDILNRMQKEPGMTVRIQEEDFEDISEVDSKLVRLAQKMKGHLVTNDYNLNKVAELQGVKVLNINELTNAVKAVVLPGEEMGVLVVKDGKEAGQGIGYLDDGTMIVVDGGKKHLGDSISVVVTSVLQTAAGRMIFAKQKGA, from the coding sequence TTGCTCGATAAGATTCTGCGTGGCATGATAACGCTGTTTATGGGTGTTGCCGGTGTGATGACGGCAAAATGGGTTAACGCAAGCCCACTTATGTCGACTGTTTTCAGCAATGAAGTGGCAAAATTTGGCCTCGACACGGTAAGCGACACGATGGTATCCTTGTTGCTCCTTGTTTTTGGCGGCGTGGCCGGCGTGGTTATTGGCTTTTTGTTGGCGCCATTCTTTTTGCATCATTTGTGGAAACTCACGTATTGGATGGAGCGTCGTTTGGAACGAATGCCGGTGGCTGACGTTGTAGCGGGTTCGATCGGCTTGGCAATGGGTTTGATCATCGCAAATTTAATTAGTTCTGCGTTTTTACCGATTCCCTTGATTGGAAATTATATACCTGGCATTATAAGTATTATTTTAGGCTACCTGGGCATCAACATTGCTACGCATAAGCGGGAAGAATTTTTCAGCTTGTTTACAGCCTGGCCTTGGAAGGGCCGCGAGAAAGCGTCTAAAGAAAAACAAGCGACGCCGGAACCGGCTCTTGTTCACAAGATTTTGGACACCAGCGTCATCATCGATGGCCGAATCGCAGACATTTGCAAGACTGGCTTTTTAGAAGGCGTTTTGGTGGTGCCGCGTTTCGTTTTGGAAGAACTGCAGCACATAGCCGATTCATCGGATGTGCTGAAGCGAAATCGGGGCAGGCGCGGTCTGGATATTCTGAATCGCATGCAAAAAGAACCGGGAATGACCGTGCGGATTCAAGAGGAAGATTTTGAGGATATTAGCGAAGTTGACTCGAAACTTGTCCGCTTGGCGCAAAAGATGAAAGGGCATCTGGTGACCAACGATTATAATCTGAATAAGGTTGCCGAATTGCAGGGCGTCAAGGTCCTTAACATCAACGAGCTGACGAATGCGGTAAAAGCCGTGGTCTTGCCAGGCGAAGAAATGGGCGTCTTAGTCGTCAAGGACGGTAAAGAGGCCGGTCAGGGCATTGGTTATCTGGATGACGGAACTATGATCGTCGTCGATGGCGGCAAGAAACATTTGGGCGACAGTATTTCTGTGGTCGTGACGTCTGTACTGCAGACCGCAGCCGGGCGAATGATTTTTGCCAAACAGAAAGGCGCATAG
- the ispF gene encoding 2-C-methyl-D-erythritol 2,4-cyclodiphosphate synthase, which produces MRIGMGYDVHRLVVGRKLILGGEEIPYEKGLDGHSDADVLLHAIKDALLGAAGLGDIGRHFPDTDMQYKGASSLKLLARVGEILQENGYRVNNIDATVIAQKPKLANYIPAMNRNIARVLQIPPEAVNVKATTTEGLGFAGTGEGMAAQAIASIL; this is translated from the coding sequence ATGCGAATTGGCATGGGGTATGATGTGCATCGTCTGGTTGTGGGACGAAAGTTGATCTTAGGCGGCGAGGAGATTCCATATGAGAAAGGCTTGGACGGTCATTCCGACGCTGACGTACTGTTGCATGCGATAAAAGATGCGTTGCTCGGGGCGGCAGGACTTGGCGACATCGGCCGTCATTTCCCGGACACGGATATGCAGTATAAAGGGGCTTCCAGCCTGAAACTGCTGGCCAGGGTCGGCGAAATCCTGCAGGAAAACGGTTATCGGGTCAATAATATTGATGCGACGGTCATTGCGCAAAAGCCGAAGCTGGCGAACTATATTCCGGCGATGAACCGCAATATAGCTCGCGTGCTGCAGATTCCGCCAGAGGCCGTCAATGTTAAGGCGACGACAACGGAAGGGCTTGGCTTTGCAGGAACGGGCGAAGGAATGGCCGCACAGGCGATTGCCAGCATTCTTTAA
- a CDS encoding rubrerythrin — protein MEQKKYIRCKACGFVMLEGDLKHLCPACGLPKTVFEPYSKKISPLRKFLLDQHLHPIAVHFPQVFVFIIIAGLLLSYWVPEPWRSDFLSAAKLSILGLPFAVLAGFISGLIDGRLRFKKLNAPLLIHKIIAGIVFQLLSLIIAGIYLATGFTPASTAAIIVLSIVSTAIAIYLGRTGATMFESFIPG, from the coding sequence ATGGAACAAAAAAAATATATCCGCTGCAAGGCATGTGGCTTCGTCATGCTTGAGGGCGATCTGAAACACCTCTGCCCAGCCTGCGGATTGCCTAAAACAGTATTCGAGCCCTACAGCAAAAAGATTTCTCCGCTGCGCAAATTTTTATTGGATCAACATTTGCACCCCATCGCCGTGCATTTCCCTCAAGTATTTGTTTTCATTATTATTGCCGGCTTACTGCTTTCTTACTGGGTTCCCGAACCATGGCGCAGCGACTTTCTCTCCGCAGCCAAATTATCGATTCTCGGTTTGCCCTTCGCCGTTTTGGCCGGTTTCATTTCCGGACTCATCGACGGCCGACTGCGTTTCAAGAAATTAAACGCACCGCTTTTGATTCACAAAATCATCGCCGGCATCGTATTTCAACTGCTCTCACTGATCATCGCCGGAATTTATCTTGCAACAGGATTTACACCGGCTTCAACGGCCGCGATTATCGTGCTCAGTATCGTCAGTACCGCAATCGCCATTTACCTTGGCCGCACGGGAGCGACCATGTTCGAATCCTTCATTCCCGGCTAA
- the gltX gene encoding glutamate--tRNA ligase, producing MTQQMMRVRFAPSPTGPFHIGGARSALFNWLLARKAGGAFVLRVEDTDLDRSTKESEENIKEALRWLGLTWDEGPDAGGDYGPYHQTQRLDTYQQFTDRLLAEGKAYRCYCSEEKLESERQAELAKGLTPRYGGHCRDLSDAERQQFEAEGRAAVIRLRVPENKDVVIHDLVRGNVTFESNGIGDFVIVKSDGMPVYNYAVVIDDHMMKISHVIRAEEHLSNTPRQVVIYEALGLPVPEFGHISLILGKDRSKMSKRHGATSVEQYRTLGYLPEAIVNFLALLGWSPEGEQELFTLDELVQAFSMERVAKNPAVFDVDKLNWINAQYLKKADPALIARLALPHLQEAGFVGAAPTQAELDWLARVAAALQNHISYAAQMVEQADVFFGDTAEFENDEAKAILKDTEVAEPVRVFMQRLAAADVVDMAAVKTILKGITKELKLPGKKVFMPVRVAITGKMHGPELFDIIPLLGKERTLARMNSILAKLA from the coding sequence ATGACACAGCAAATGATGCGCGTTCGCTTTGCTCCGAGCCCGACAGGGCCGTTTCATATCGGCGGGGCACGATCGGCCCTGTTTAACTGGCTGTTGGCCCGTAAAGCCGGCGGTGCGTTTGTTCTTCGGGTTGAGGATACTGATTTGGATCGTTCGACGAAGGAGTCGGAAGAAAACATTAAGGAAGCGTTGCGTTGGCTGGGGCTGACCTGGGATGAAGGTCCGGATGCAGGCGGCGATTACGGGCCGTATCATCAAACGCAGCGTCTCGATACGTATCAGCAGTTTACGGATCGATTGCTGGCTGAGGGGAAAGCATATCGCTGCTATTGCAGCGAAGAAAAATTGGAAAGCGAACGCCAGGCGGAATTGGCGAAAGGTCTTACGCCGCGTTATGGCGGACACTGTCGCGACCTAAGCGATGCCGAGCGGCAACAATTCGAGGCGGAAGGGCGTGCAGCGGTCATTCGGCTTCGCGTGCCGGAAAACAAGGATGTTGTGATTCATGATTTGGTGCGCGGTAATGTGACGTTCGAATCGAACGGCATCGGAGATTTTGTCATTGTCAAATCGGACGGCATGCCGGTTTATAATTATGCGGTTGTCATCGATGACCACATGATGAAGATTAGTCATGTGATTCGGGCCGAGGAACATCTGTCCAATACGCCGCGTCAGGTCGTGATTTACGAAGCGCTTGGTTTGCCGGTGCCGGAATTTGGCCATATCTCGCTGATTTTAGGCAAAGATCGCAGCAAAATGAGCAAGCGGCACGGCGCTACATCGGTGGAACAGTACCGGACGCTCGGTTACTTACCGGAAGCGATCGTTAATTTTCTTGCGCTTTTGGGTTGGTCGCCTGAAGGTGAGCAGGAACTGTTTACATTGGACGAATTGGTACAGGCATTTTCGATGGAGCGGGTGGCAAAGAATCCTGCGGTCTTTGATGTCGATAAGTTGAACTGGATCAATGCACAATATTTGAAAAAAGCAGACCCGGCACTGATTGCCCGCTTGGCCTTGCCGCATTTGCAGGAAGCCGGTTTTGTCGGCGCGGCTCCGACGCAAGCGGAGTTGGATTGGCTGGCCCGTGTTGCAGCGGCGCTGCAAAATCATATCAGCTATGCGGCGCAGATGGTGGAGCAGGCTGATGTTTTCTTTGGCGATACGGCTGAATTTGAAAATGACGAAGCCAAAGCGATTTTAAAGGATACGGAAGTTGCGGAACCTGTGCGCGTTTTCATGCAGCGGCTGGCTGCGGCAGACGTTGTCGACATGGCGGCGGTGAAGACGATTTTAAAGGGCATCACCAAGGAATTGAAGTTGCCGGGGAAGAAAGTCTTCATGCCGGTTCGCGTGGCGATTACCGGGAAAATGCATGGCCCGGAATTGTTCGATATTATTCCGTTGCTGGGCAAAGAACGTACGTTAGCGCGCATGAACAGCATCTTGGCCAAGTTAGCCTGA
- the cysE gene encoding serine O-acetyltransferase, whose amino-acid sequence MFGRMKRDVQVVFERDPAARSVAEVLFCYPGLHAIWFHRLSHPLYLRGWILLPRLISNFARFLTGIEIHPGATIGEGLFIDHGSGVVIGETAEIGDNVTLYQGITLGGTGKEKGKRHPTLGDNVVVASGAKVLGSFTVGANSKIGAGSVVLKEVPINSTVVGIPGKVVWHEGRRVTGQPGSMVDLEHNDLPDPVAEMMLCMQRNIRRLEERVEQLEGELKK is encoded by the coding sequence ATGTTTGGACGTATGAAACGAGATGTTCAGGTGGTGTTTGAGCGCGATCCTGCTGCGCGCAGTGTGGCGGAGGTTCTCTTTTGTTATCCGGGTCTTCATGCCATTTGGTTTCATCGTCTTAGTCATCCTTTGTATTTGCGCGGCTGGATTTTGCTGCCGCGACTGATTTCCAATTTCGCCCGCTTTTTGACTGGTATTGAAATTCATCCGGGTGCGACAATTGGCGAAGGACTGTTCATCGACCATGGCAGCGGCGTTGTCATCGGCGAAACGGCGGAAATTGGCGATAATGTCACGTTGTATCAAGGCATCACGCTTGGCGGTACCGGGAAGGAAAAAGGCAAGCGCCACCCCACATTAGGCGATAATGTGGTCGTGGCCAGCGGTGCAAAAGTATTGGGCTCCTTCACGGTCGGCGCAAATTCAAAGATCGGCGCCGGTTCGGTCGTACTTAAAGAGGTGCCGATTAATTCGACTGTCGTCGGAATACCGGGAAAAGTCGTCTGGCATGAAGGCCGTCGCGTGACTGGACAGCCAGGCAGCATGGTGGATCTCGAACATAATGACTTGCCGGATCCTGTGGCGGAAATGATGCTGTGCATGCAGCGCAATATCCGTCGTCTGGAAGAGCGGGTCGAACAACTGGAAGGGGAGCTGAAAAAATAA
- the cysS gene encoding cysteine--tRNA ligase, translating into MSLRVYNTLTKQKEGFVPLEPGKVKMYVCGVTPYNHPHIGNARPFITWDVIKRYLEYSGYKVTHVQNFTDVDDKIIKAANKEGVSWDAIAARYIQGYFEVMDRLHVRRADVYPTVSGHMAEIITMVKTLIENGFAYVVDGDVYYQVESFPGYGKLSGRNLEDMKAGARVEVDTRKKHPMDFALWKSAKPGEPAWESPWGAGRPGWHIECSAMSKKYLGHSFDFHGGGSDLIFPHHENEIAQSEASAGVEEPFVRYWLHNGFITVNEEKMSKSLDNFFLVKDILAHYPAEVLRYFIVATHYRSPLDFSDERLTEAARSLERLRTAVENLRQMESMAGGGCTPAGDKLRESAIQAKRSFVEAMDDDFNTALAVSVLFGLAKEINIYQSSVVAGTEIPDVDALRQAKEAYYSVMDILGILVAEREGRGKEEEAAGVVEGLMELIIALRQDARQKKDWPTADKIRDSLAALGIVIEDSAQGSRWKQK; encoded by the coding sequence ATGAGTTTACGTGTATATAACACACTGACAAAACAAAAAGAGGGATTTGTTCCGCTGGAACCGGGCAAAGTAAAGATGTATGTCTGCGGCGTTACGCCGTATAACCATCCGCATATCGGCAATGCCCGCCCTTTTATTACCTGGGATGTCATAAAACGTTATCTGGAGTATTCCGGTTATAAGGTCACGCACGTACAAAACTTTACAGATGTCGATGATAAAATCATCAAAGCGGCCAATAAGGAAGGCGTCAGCTGGGACGCGATTGCGGCCCGTTACATCCAAGGTTATTTCGAGGTCATGGATCGACTGCATGTCCGGCGTGCCGATGTGTATCCGACCGTTTCGGGACATATGGCGGAAATCATCACGATGGTAAAAACGCTGATTGAAAACGGTTTTGCTTATGTCGTCGACGGCGACGTCTATTATCAGGTCGAATCGTTTCCCGGGTATGGCAAGCTTAGCGGTCGCAATCTCGAAGATATGAAAGCGGGCGCACGGGTTGAGGTGGATACGAGAAAAAAACACCCAATGGATTTTGCGCTTTGGAAAAGTGCGAAACCGGGCGAACCTGCCTGGGAAAGTCCTTGGGGCGCTGGCCGACCGGGCTGGCATATTGAATGTTCGGCTATGTCAAAAAAATATTTGGGACACAGCTTCGACTTTCATGGCGGCGGCAGCGATCTGATTTTTCCGCATCATGAAAATGAAATTGCGCAATCAGAAGCATCGGCTGGCGTGGAAGAACCGTTTGTACGCTATTGGCTACATAACGGATTCATTACCGTGAATGAAGAGAAGATGAGCAAGTCGCTGGATAACTTCTTTTTGGTGAAGGATATCTTGGCGCACTATCCGGCCGAAGTATTGCGCTACTTCATTGTTGCGACGCACTATCGCAGTCCGCTCGATTTTAGCGATGAACGCTTGACGGAAGCCGCGCGGAGCCTAGAACGTCTGCGTACGGCTGTTGAAAATCTGCGTCAGATGGAGAGCATGGCTGGCGGCGGATGTACGCCGGCAGGCGACAAATTGCGAGAGTCTGCCATACAGGCGAAGCGTTCTTTTGTGGAAGCGATGGACGATGATTTTAATACGGCGTTAGCGGTGAGCGTCTTATTCGGCTTGGCGAAGGAAATCAACATTTATCAAAGCAGCGTCGTTGCGGGAACTGAAATTCCCGATGTTGACGCATTGCGTCAAGCGAAAGAAGCTTATTATAGCGTCATGGACATTCTGGGCATTCTGGTTGCAGAGCGTGAGGGACGCGGCAAGGAAGAAGAGGCCGCCGGTGTCGTCGAAGGATTGATGGAGTTAATCATTGCGCTGCGCCAGGACGCGCGGCAAAAGAAAGACTGGCCTACAGCGGATAAAATTCGTGATAGTCTGGCGGCACTTGGTATCGTCATCGAAGATTCGGCGCAAGGAAGTCGGTGGAAACAGAAATGA
- a CDS encoding Mini-ribonuclease 3, whose product MKFEQFQFLMERVLEQGEGEMPAAGQVSALAQAYIGDAVFSLYVRTRLLTREHNKVHILHSYDSRMVSAAFQAKGYRAIEADLSDEEAAVVRRGRNAKSTVPKSATVAEYRASTGVEALLGFLYLDQRQQRLQELLDCLFVAIIAEVKPAGTRKSRRADQ is encoded by the coding sequence ATGAAATTTGAACAATTCCAGTTTCTGATGGAGCGTGTCCTTGAGCAAGGGGAAGGTGAAATGCCGGCTGCCGGACAAGTGTCGGCTTTGGCGCAGGCTTATATCGGCGATGCCGTCTTTTCGTTGTATGTAAGGACGCGCCTGTTGACGCGTGAGCATAATAAAGTGCATATCCTGCATTCGTATGATTCGCGCATGGTATCAGCCGCTTTTCAGGCAAAGGGTTATCGTGCCATCGAAGCCGATTTGAGTGACGAAGAAGCCGCGGTCGTGCGGCGTGGGCGCAATGCCAAGTCGACGGTGCCGAAAAGCGCTACCGTTGCGGAATATCGTGCCAGTACAGGGGTAGAAGCGCTGCTTGGCTTTTTGTATCTCGATCAGCGGCAACAGCGATTGCAGGAATTGTTGGATTGTTTATTCGTTGCAATCATTGCAGAAGTAAAACCGGCTGGAACGCGGAAAAGTCGCCGGGCGGATCAATAA
- a CDS encoding FAD-dependent thymidylate synthase, producing MRIDNFEATGLERVETWLARNAEMELDEQTLGGILKTINLSFVLEGIDRVQSTLLCELNDSYVQQSQRYVAMSKEAYLLPDFGPDARTAEELTQRAFDLYARMSQLKEGECKGRPKPEHYRYGIPIEDARYILPLSTKTNLCVAMSGDKLLDLFRLLKDERYAALFEAVAEAISSHLPSRLGQCLAKVKAAKPKIAAIADFHADYFSRITHEENLLLLEHFKDLDHRVAIGALTSTAKQTPSQTLQIWAETAAEKEQSLVKRVLGYGHDSIAEQARSTFGMMCSMVTYHQQLRHRLSRNQREELEAVLLDETRAIKLPETIKDSLFCDEFQTLAAAVKAFRVKVAEKHGVEKALAFLLNCDQIKLILSLNARADTSMLADRTCMNAQWEIRDLAIKKLRILRSLSPVLYEKALPSCVLGVCREGKLSCGKQMQVREQFSS from the coding sequence TTGCGAATCGATAATTTTGAAGCGACCGGCTTGGAACGGGTAGAGACATGGCTGGCGCGTAATGCGGAGATGGAGCTGGATGAGCAAACGCTAGGTGGCATCTTAAAGACGATCAATCTGTCCTTTGTCTTGGAAGGCATTGACCGGGTGCAAAGTACGCTGCTATGCGAATTGAATGATTCTTATGTTCAGCAAAGCCAGCGCTATGTCGCGATGTCAAAGGAAGCCTATCTTTTACCGGATTTTGGTCCTGACGCACGAACAGCGGAAGAACTTACGCAACGGGCTTTCGATCTGTATGCACGAATGTCGCAGCTAAAAGAGGGCGAGTGCAAAGGCCGACCAAAGCCGGAACATTATCGATACGGGATTCCAATAGAGGATGCACGCTATATTCTGCCTTTGTCAACGAAGACAAATCTATGCGTGGCTATGTCCGGAGATAAACTGCTTGATTTATTTCGCTTGTTAAAAGATGAGCGCTATGCTGCGCTGTTTGAAGCAGTCGCTGAGGCGATTTCTTCCCATTTACCGTCTCGACTGGGGCAGTGCCTGGCTAAGGTAAAAGCGGCCAAACCCAAAATCGCGGCCATTGCGGATTTTCATGCGGATTATTTTTCGCGCATCACGCACGAGGAAAATCTGCTGCTGCTGGAGCACTTTAAAGATCTTGACCATCGCGTAGCGATAGGTGCGTTGACCAGTACGGCAAAACAGACGCCTTCACAAACGCTGCAAATTTGGGCGGAGACTGCCGCGGAGAAAGAGCAGAGTCTTGTCAAACGTGTTCTCGGCTATGGGCATGACAGTATTGCAGAGCAGGCGCGAAGCACATTCGGCATGATGTGCAGCATGGTCACTTATCATCAGCAACTGCGGCATCGTCTCTCGCGTAACCAGCGTGAAGAGCTGGAGGCGGTTCTGCTTGATGAAACGCGGGCGATCAAACTGCCGGAGACGATCAAAGATTCGCTTTTTTGCGATGAGTTTCAAACCTTGGCAGCCGCTGTCAAGGCTTTCCGTGTGAAAGTGGCGGAAAAACATGGCGTCGAGAAGGCCTTGGCCTTCTTATTGAACTGTGACCAGATCAAACTGATCCTTTCTTTAAACGCCAGAGCTGACACTTCGATGTTGGCTGATCGGACCTGCATGAACGCACAATGGGAGATTCGCGATTTGGCGATCAAAAAACTCAGGATATTGCGCTCGCTTTCTCCTGTTCTGTATGAAAAAGCGCTTCCTTCATGCGTATTGGGCGTATGCCGGGAAGGAAAGCTCAGCTGCGGCAAGCAAATGCAAGTTCGGGAACAATTTTCTTCATAA
- the rlmB gene encoding 23S rRNA (guanosine(2251)-2'-O)-methyltransferase RlmB, with protein sequence MKQEPKAENEEIIVGRNSVMEALKSGRSINKILVAQGDRQGSLREIIGKAKEQGLVVQTVDMARLDALGGPKHQGVAAMVAPVAYVELDDLLQQVACSGKTPFLVLLDELEDPHNVGAILRTADAAGVQGMLLPKRRTCPLSGTVAKTSAGAVEYVPVARIGNVAQTLKYLQQQGYWIIGADMEGDKLYHEADLTGPVVVVVGSEGKGLGRLTKECCDLLVRIPMAGNINSLNASVACSLLLYEIVRQRGLK encoded by the coding sequence ATGAAACAAGAGCCTAAAGCGGAAAATGAAGAGATTATCGTCGGTCGCAACAGTGTAATGGAAGCGCTGAAAAGTGGTCGCTCGATTAATAAGATATTGGTTGCGCAGGGCGATCGTCAAGGTTCGCTGCGCGAGATTATCGGTAAGGCGAAAGAGCAGGGTTTAGTGGTGCAGACGGTCGATATGGCGCGTCTCGATGCGCTGGGAGGACCGAAGCATCAAGGCGTCGCGGCGATGGTCGCGCCGGTTGCCTATGTAGAGCTTGATGATTTGCTGCAGCAGGTTGCCTGTAGCGGCAAGACGCCATTTTTGGTATTACTCGATGAGTTGGAGGACCCGCACAATGTCGGCGCGATTTTGCGTACTGCTGACGCGGCGGGGGTTCAGGGGATGCTGCTGCCAAAACGACGCACCTGTCCGCTGTCGGGAACGGTGGCGAAAACTTCGGCTGGAGCTGTGGAATATGTTCCGGTTGCGCGCATCGGCAATGTGGCGCAAACGTTAAAATATCTGCAACAGCAGGGGTATTGGATCATTGGCGCGGATATGGAGGGCGACAAACTCTACCATGAGGCGGATTTGACGGGGCCGGTTGTAGTCGTGGTCGGCAGCGAAGGCAAAGGCTTAGGTCGTTTGACCAAGGAATGCTGCGATCTTCTGGTGCGGATTCCAATGGCGGGCAACATCAATTCGTTGAATGCATCGGTGGCCTGCTCGTTATTGTTGTATGAAATTGTACGCCAACGGGGGCTGAAGTAA
- a CDS encoding VanW family protein, whose amino-acid sequence MKARRILFITFLIMLLVPGVVGIAAMLLSEQTVYAGVRLAGLDMGGRSRQQVEWLASGWQKDYQQRNLLLAHEGEKVAISAAELDLKLDTGRAAETVWLVGRHGSLWERLSEIYQAQVYGAEFWPELSYRQDKMDALLDYWSNRLDKPAKNAYLSVAAGGLVSDERGFRVNRESLRRQILQAFSRGDVQELEIPTEEVRPEVTQEELAKAGTLHLWGSFVTRFNPKDSNRSTNVALAAKAIDGVLLKPGGEFSFNKAVGPRVVERGFREAPEIVDGELVPGVGGGICQVSSTLYNAALLSGLAIQERTNHAKPLSYVQMGRDATVVYGELDFRFVNDSDSPLLVRSEVIGDRLYVGFFGKMPLQKEFELVSLDQERVDPNTVEKFDRTLAPGEVKIEKQGDSGWRIRTVRLVKEKGKPVMSEDLGRDFYWPDDKVVKFGPPLQPVEPEKNKADEERKASNQPAVAGRI is encoded by the coding sequence GTGAAAGCGCGGCGGATATTATTTATTACCTTTTTAATCATGCTGTTAGTGCCAGGGGTGGTGGGGATTGCTGCGATGCTCCTGTCCGAACAAACCGTCTATGCCGGAGTACGTCTGGCGGGATTGGATATGGGGGGGCGCAGCCGACAGCAGGTAGAGTGGCTGGCTTCCGGCTGGCAAAAGGATTATCAGCAGCGGAATCTTTTATTGGCGCATGAGGGAGAAAAGGTTGCGATATCCGCTGCAGAGCTGGATTTAAAACTGGATACCGGCCGTGCTGCGGAAACTGTCTGGCTGGTTGGAAGGCACGGCTCGCTTTGGGAACGGCTAAGCGAGATTTATCAGGCGCAAGTGTACGGCGCGGAATTTTGGCCGGAACTTAGTTACCGGCAGGATAAGATGGACGCATTGCTTGACTATTGGTCGAATCGCCTGGATAAACCAGCGAAAAATGCATATCTGAGCGTGGCGGCGGGCGGTTTGGTCAGCGATGAAAGAGGCTTTCGTGTGAATCGTGAGAGTTTGCGTCGCCAAATCCTGCAGGCTTTTAGCCGGGGCGATGTTCAGGAACTGGAGATTCCGACCGAAGAGGTGCGGCCTGAAGTGACGCAGGAAGAATTGGCGAAGGCAGGTACGCTACACTTATGGGGAAGTTTTGTTACCCGTTTTAATCCCAAAGATTCGAATCGCAGTACAAATGTTGCGCTGGCGGCGAAAGCGATCGATGGAGTTTTATTGAAACCGGGCGGTGAATTTTCATTTAACAAAGCGGTCGGTCCACGGGTCGTTGAAAGAGGATTTCGTGAAGCGCCCGAGATTGTCGATGGCGAGTTGGTTCCGGGAGTCGGCGGCGGAATTTGCCAAGTATCGTCGACGCTCTACAATGCTGCATTGCTTTCCGGTTTGGCGATCCAGGAACGAACGAACCATGCGAAGCCGCTGTCTTATGTGCAGATGGGGCGGGATGCTACGGTGGTATATGGCGAACTGGATTTTCGTTTTGTAAACGATAGTGATAGCCCTTTGTTGGTACGCAGTGAAGTTATCGGCGACCGTTTGTATGTGGGCTTCTTCGGGAAAATGCCTTTGCAAAAAGAGTTTGAGCTCGTTTCTCTGGATCAGGAGCGCGTCGATCCTAACACGGTGGAAAAGTTTGACCGGACATTGGCGCCGGGAGAAGTGAAAATCGAAAAACAAGGCGATTCCGGCTGGCGGATCCGTACGGTGCGGCTAGTGAAGGAAAAGGGCAAGCCGGTTATGAGCGAAGACCTAGGCCGCGATTTTTATTGGCCGGATGACAAAGTTGTTAAGTTTGGCCCGCCGCTGCAGCCGGTTGAGCCGGAGAAAAACAAAGCGGATGAGGAAAGAAAAGCAAGCAATCAGCCTGCGGTTGCGGGACGAATCTGA